In Sporosarcina psychrophila, a genomic segment contains:
- a CDS encoding MFS transporter, with protein sequence MSRWKYPLMLLGGIGISNVGGWVYLIALNLIILNETGSPLAIALLYILGPIATICSNAWAGSLIDRVNTRRLMMGLDVFRALCIAIIPFLPSLIYVYILAFIINMGSAIFQPTSMVYMTKLIPEKDRQRFNALRNFINSCGSLIGPTIAGVLFWMGTPYTAIHVNAVALFFSAFIIMMLPNVDSRLKETEGQRLTWDMIKNDFWVVFNFSKDYTYVTKIYLLFSGTTIFMTAIDSLEAAFAKGVLSLSDPIYGFLLSVFGAGFIIGSIINSVFSRQLTVNLLIGFGTIFTSIGYIALYSSNGFFSAAPSVFLIGFAVTFANTGYLTFYQNHVPVKMMGRFGSFFSVIEAGFIIALTVLVGLAAELTSIRLVGLIGSFAFFLLGLMALKAVSGAKRKEYFKKGAASLNS encoded by the coding sequence ATGTCCAGATGGAAGTATCCGTTAATGCTATTAGGAGGAATAGGAATTTCAAATGTGGGTGGATGGGTTTACCTAATCGCACTAAATTTAATTATATTGAATGAAACAGGTTCTCCACTTGCGATTGCTTTATTATATATACTTGGTCCTATTGCAACTATATGTTCGAATGCTTGGGCAGGTAGTTTAATTGATCGGGTAAATACACGACGACTTATGATGGGATTAGACGTTTTCCGAGCACTTTGTATTGCGATAATTCCATTTTTACCTTCGCTTATTTATGTTTATATACTAGCGTTTATCATTAATATGGGAAGTGCTATTTTTCAACCTACATCTATGGTTTATATGACTAAACTAATACCTGAAAAAGATCGGCAACGCTTTAATGCGCTACGTAATTTTATCAACTCTTGTGGTTCACTAATAGGTCCTACCATTGCGGGGGTTTTATTTTGGATGGGTACTCCTTATACTGCCATCCATGTGAATGCAGTGGCTTTATTTTTTTCGGCATTCATTATTATGATGCTCCCTAATGTTGATTCAAGACTCAAAGAGACAGAGGGGCAAAGATTGACATGGGATATGATAAAAAATGATTTTTGGGTTGTTTTTAATTTCAGTAAGGACTATACCTATGTCACAAAGATATATTTATTATTTAGCGGCACTACTATATTCATGACTGCAATAGATTCTCTTGAGGCAGCATTTGCTAAAGGTGTACTTTCATTATCAGACCCCATTTATGGGTTTTTATTAAGTGTCTTTGGAGCTGGATTTATAATAGGTTCAATTATTAATTCAGTATTTTCAAGACAGCTTACAGTTAATCTTTTAATAGGTTTTGGCACCATTTTTACCTCAATAGGTTATATAGCGCTTTATAGTTCGAATGGCTTTTTTAGTGCAGCGCCTTCTGTATTTTTAATTGGGTTTGCTGTAACGTTTGCAAATACAGGGTATTTGACTTTCTACCAAAATCATGTTCCTGTGAAGATGATGGGAAGGTTCGGAAGCTTCTTTAGTGTTATTGAGGCAGGTTTCATTATTGCTTTAACGGTATTAGTAGGTTTAGCTGCTGAATTAACTTCGATCCGTCTTGTGGGGTTAATAGGTTCATTTGCATTCTTCTTATTAGGGTTAATGGCATTGAAAGCTGTATCAGGTGCAAAAAGGAAGGAATATTTTAAAAAAGGTGCTGCTTCTTTAAACAGTTAA